CGTATGGAGTCGGCATACTTCAGGGCCTTGGCCATCTTCCTTCCCATGATGTCTATGTCGGCGCTCCTGCCCTCGGCACGGAGACGGGATACGATCCCTGCGGCGTCTTTCCTGACATCCTCGGAGACGGGGATGACATAGGCGTCGATGCCCTTCTCCTCGTATACGATGCCCTCCTTCTCCATGGCCAACAGGATCCTGTCGAACCCGATGGCGAAACCGGTGGAGAAGACCTTCTCGCCGCCGAAGAGCTCGGAGAGGGTGTAGGATCCGCCGCCGCAGATCTGCTTCTCGGCTCCGAGGACCGGCGCTTCCGCCTCGAAGACCATGCCTGTATAGTAATCGAGACCCCTGACGACCCCGAGGTCGATCTCCAGGTCCCTGACCCCCATGACACCGAGTATGTCCACGAGCTCCTTGAGATAGGCACCCGCCTCTCCGGGGACTTTATCGAGGACCTCGACGCCGCCTACCGTCTCGGTAAGGTCGAAGAGGGCTTCCGCATCCTCGTCCTTCACTCCGATATCCCTGAGGATCGGTCTCGCCTCGTCGTACAATTTCTTGTCGAGTTTCTGAAGGACCTCCGCGGTCCTCTCCTTGGGAACACCGATGTCGGCGATCCTCTGCCTCAGGACGCCTATGTGACCGATGCGGATCTTATAGTTCCTGAGCCCGAGGGATTTGATCATCGATGCCGCCATGGCTATCGCCTCGGCATCGGTCTCGGGGGTGGCCGAGCCGATTATCTCGGCACCGAACTGGAAGAACTCCCTGTATCTGCCGGCCTGAGGCCTTTCGTACCTGAAGCACTGGCCGAAGTAGAACACCTTGATGGGTTTGGGGTAACTCCCCATGCCGTTCACGAACGCCCTTATGACTGAGGCCGTCATCTCCGGGCGGAGGGCGATATCCCTGTCTCCCTTGTCTTTGAAGTTGTAGAGCTCCTTCATGACCCCGGGGCCGGACCTGAGGATGAAGAGTTCCGCATCCTCGAAGATCGGGGTCTCGATCTCCCTGAACCCGAATCTATGAGCTACTCCTCTGAGAACATTCTCGTAGGACCTTCTCTTCTCAAGCTCGTCGGGCAGGAAATCCCTCGTTCCACGGGGACACTGTATCATACCACTACCGACAGTCGGGCTGTATTAAATTAATTGCGTCTCGGAAGTTGACCGGGGAAGGTGGGACGGATACCGGTCGGAGCGGGGAGACGGTTCGTCTGAGAAAGACTCGGAGCCACATCGGCCAGATGTTGCTGGCACATCCGATGAACACTGCGGATGTAGCACTGCATGTAATATCAGCCTTTTATTACAAATGAGCCTAGTGGATGCAGAATGCCGTTAGGCGGGGAGTCCGGTGCACCGAGACTGACCCTCTCAACGTGCACCGGAACCGTCCCGGCAGGAGGTGAGACGATCTTCGCGATCATCATTGACCGCCGGAAACATGGTTTCCGGATAACGATCAAGACTCGCAGAGTCAAGATCGTGATCCGTCTCCCGTAAGGGAGACGTAAACCCTGACCCATGCGGGTCCGGTCCCGCAAGGGACCGTTACTTATCGTCCACCTCTGAGTTTCAGAGGTTTTTCATGATATAAATAAACATCCACATTTAGAATATTCAGTGTCTGGCACATCCGATACACACGTAGATGTAGCACTGCATGTAATATCAGCCTTTTATTACCGATGAGCCTAGTGGATGCAGAATGCCGTTAGGCGGGGAGTCCGGTGCACCGAGACCTCCCTCTCAACGTGCACCGGAACCGTCCCGGCAGGAGGTGAATGTGTGTTCTCGTTCACCATAGAACGCCGGAAACATGGTTTCCGGATAACGATCAAGACTCGTAGAGTCAAGATCGTGATCCGTCTCCCGTAAGGGAGACGTAAACCCTGACCCATGCGGGTCCGGTCCCGCAAGGGACCGTTACCCATTTCACCTCTAAATATCGGAGGTTTTTCATGATATAAATAAGCATCTTGGATCGGACAGTTTACCATCTGGCACATGTGATGTTATAAGGAATGGCACATGTCTCGGTCATCCCCGTGTGCGACGGGAATGACGGCCAAATACGAATATGACCGTCTGGACGTCCGAGGTATGGAAGAAAGGATCCAGACGGACGAACAGGCTATATAGTCCAGCAATATTACTGTTAACGTATAATCGTAACACCGGATGGTCCTCCGGTATGCGGGGTCCCCTCATGTTGGTAAGTCTGCACATAACCCATTCCTCTGCCGGCGGTATGGAATGCCTGAACGACATCATACCTGGAATAGAGGATGCAGTAGGAAAGGCGCTTGCTGAATCGAAAGACGTGGAAGAATATGTCATAATACGTACGTGCAACCGTCTGGAGGCCTATGTGGCCACCGACGACAACCACGACGTACGCCTGATGATGGAGAGGATTGTCAAGAAGACCATACCTTATTCGGACAGGGAGTTCTGGTACATACTGCAGGACAACGAGTGCATAAAGCATCTTTTCACGGTCGTCTGCGGCATAGACTCCCTGATCGTCGGAGAGGACCAGATCCAGCATCAGACCCGCGACGCGTTCATGAAGGCCCAGAAGGAGGGGCATGTGGGCAAATCCCTCTATGCGTTGTTCAACAACGCCATCATCGTAGGGAAGAGGGTGAGGACCGAGACCGAACTCAACAAAGGGGCGGTATCGGTCGGATACGCCGCCATAGAACTGGCCGAGAAGGAGATAGGATCCCTCGACGGTAAGAACATAGCCATCATAGGGGCCGGGGACATGGCGGGGGTCATCGCCAAGAACCTCGTGGGAAAAGGTCCGGAGACGGTGTTCGTCTCCAACAGGACGTTCGAGAGGGCGCAGGAGCTGGCCAAGGAGCTCGGCGGGACCGCCGTGACCCTGGACCGTCTGGACGGAATGATCGCCAGGAGCGACCTCGTCCTCGTGGCCACCTCTGCGAAACACGACGTCGTGACCAAGGAGAACGTGGAGAGGGCCATGGCCGAAAGGCCCGACCGGCCCCTCCTCATGATTGACGTATCGGTGCCCACCAACATCGCCAAGGACGTGGTGGAGATACCCAATGTCAAACTCTCCACCATGGCCGCCCTGGACGCCATAGCGGCGGAGAACGTGGCCAAGAGGAAAGGGGAGATAAGCGCCGCCGAGAGGATAATCCGGCAGGAGATGCAGAAGATCGAGGACGAGCGCAAGGCGAGGGACGCCAACATCACCATCCGCGAGTTCAGCATCATGTGCGAGAGGATAAGGAGCGAGGAGGCCGCCATGGCCAAGTCCTATCTGGGCAACGGAGACGACCCCGACAAGGTCATCGACGACATGTCCCATGCGATAGTCAAGATGATAAGCGCGGAATTCATAAAGAATCTCAGAAGGGCCGCCCTGGACGGGGATTCCGAGACCGTCGAGGCGGCGGCGAGGCTGTTCGGCCTGATAAAAGAACATAACGATAAGGAGAAGGAGTGAGAGAGATGTTTCCTATAAACAGAGGGAGAAGGCTTAGACAGACACCGGAGATCAGGTCGCTGGTCCGCGAGACCCGGCTCGACCCCTCGGAGCTCATCCTCCCCGTATTCTTCGACGCCAACATAGACGAGGTGAAGTACACCGACTCCATGCCCGGCGTCCCCACGTATCCGCTCTCCGGATACGAATCCATAACGAAGGACATCCTGGACAGCGGAGTGTCCTCCGTCCTGGTGTTCGGCGTCCCGAAGAAGAAGGATTCCGTCGGTTCCGACGCATATTCCGACGACGGGGTCGTCCAACAGGCCATCAGGGGTCTCAAAGGCGCCCTGAAGGACGGCGAGGAGCTGGTCGTCATCGCAGACCTGTGCATGTGCGAATACACCGACCACGGCCACTGCGGCGTCCTGAGGGACGACGGGGATGTGGACAACGACCCCACCATCGAACTCTACGGGAAGATCGCCGTATCCCAGGCGAGGGCCGGGGCGGACATCATCGCACCCAGCGGGATGATGGACGGGCAGATCGACGCCATCAGGACCGCCCTCGACATGGAGGGGTTCGAGAACACCCCCATCATGGCCTACTCGGCGAAGTACCAGAGCGCCTACTACGGGCCTTTCAGGGACATCGCCAACTCGGCCCCCTCCTGCCAGTGCCACGCCAGGAAGGACAGGGCCACGTACCAGATGGACCCGGCCAACAGGCGCGAGGCCCTCAGGGAGATCGCATCCGACCTCGACGAAGGTGCAGACATCATCATGGTGAAACCGGCCGGACCCTATCTGGATATAGTGAGGGAGGCCGCGGACTCGTTCCCCGTACCCATCTGCGCATACCAGGTGTCCGGCGAGTACGCCATGATCAAGGCGGCCGCAAGGAACGGATGGATAGACGAGAAAAGGATCATGATGGAGTCCCTCATCGGCATCAAGAGGGCCGGGGCGGACATGATCATCACCTATTACGCGAAAGACGCCGCCAAGGTCCTGAGAGGGGAGTGAATTGAGACTGTCCAACTCAGAATCCGAGGCTGGTCAGCTCAGGAGGATCACCCCCGGGGGCGTCTCCTCCCCTGTCAGAGCGTTCAAGCCCTTCCCGCTCGTCATCGACAGCGGTCAGGGATGCAGGATCACCGACATAGACGGCAACGACTACGTGGACCTCTGCATGGCCTACGGGCCCCTCATCGTGGGACACTCCTGTCCCCGCGTCGCGAAGGCCGTCAGGGACCAGACCAAGAAGGGCTCCGTCTTCGGCGCCCCGTCCCATCCCGAGACCAAACTTCTGGAGAAGATCACGTCCACCGTGCCCTCGGCGGAGATGTGCAGGATGGCCGTCTCCGGTACGGAGGCCACCATGCACGCCGTCAGACTGGCCAGGGGATACACGAAGAAGAACGGCATCGTCAAGCTCAACGGAGGGTTCCACGGGGCCCACAACACCGTCCTCGTGGCGGCCGGTTCGGGATCCGTGAACGGGACCCCGAGCTCCCTCGGGGTACCGGAGGACGACGTGAGGAACACCTACCTGGTCGAATACAACGACGCCGGCATGTTCGAATCGCTCCTCGACAGGAACGAGGACATCGCGGGCATCATAATGGAGCCCGTCATGGGAAACGTCGGGGTGGTGACCCCTAAGAAGGGATATCTGGCCGAAATGAGGAAGATCACGAAGGAGCACGGGGCCCTCCTCATCTTCGACGAGGTCATCACCGGGTTCAGACTCTCCGCCGGGAGCGCCCAGGGGCGCTTCGGCGTCACCCCCGACCTCACTACCATGGGCAAGATCATCGGAGGGGGATACCCCGCCGGGGCGTTCATGGGGAAGAGGGAGATCATGGAGATGGTGGCCCCCAACGGACCGGTCTACGCGGCCGGCACCTTCGCAGGCAACCCGGTCTCCGCCGCCGCGGGTCTGGAGACCATAGACATCATGGCCGAGAAGGGCAGATACGACAGCCTGGAGAAAAAGACCCAGACGCTCGTGGCCCGCATGAGGGACGCCCTCGAGGACAGCGGGGTGCGGGGATGCATACAGTCCATCGCCTCCATGTTCTCCATATACTTCGGCGTCGACGAGGTCACGAACGGGAGCGACGCCCAGAAGGCGGACAGGGACATGTTCGCCGAGATGTTCGATTACATGCTGCACCATGGGGTCTACCTGCCGCCCGGACCCATGGAGGTCGAGTTCATGTCGGCGGCGCACGACGAAGAGGCCTGCGAGAAGATCGCGAAGACCTTCGAAGGATTCCTTAAACAGGTGAAGAAATGATCGCCGGAAGCAGAGAGAGCCAGCTGGCTATGGCACAGGCCGAGGAGTTCAAAGCGCTCCTCGAGAAGACGACGGGGGAGGCCTGCGAGATAAAGGGCATGACCTCGACCGGGGACAAGGACATAAAGACCCATCTCGCCGACATGGGCGGGACCGGGGTCTTCGTCAAGGAGCTGGAGGAGGCCCTCCTGAACGGGGAGATCGACTGCACCGTCAACTCCCTCAAGGACATCCCCGCCCAGCTGGACCCCAGGTTCGTCGTGGCCGCCGTCCTCCCCAGGGCCGACGTCAGGGACGCCCTCATCCCGGCCTCCCTCGAGCAGCTGCAGTGCGGCGCCATCATCGGGACCTCCAGCGTGAGGAGGGAGATGATGCTCAGGGCGACCAAGCCGTCCCTGAGGGTGAAGACCCTCCGCGGAAACATGAACACCCGCCTGGAGAAACTCCAGGAAGGGGAGTACAACGCCATAATCATGGCCAAGGCCGGCCTCGACAGGCTCGGCATCGAGAGGGATGTGCACCCCATCGACAAGCACGTGTTCGTCCCGGCGGCCGGACAGGGGGCCATCGGCATCGAGTGCAGGGCCGACGACACGAAGACCATCGAACTCCTGAAGAAGGTGGACGATGCCAAGACCCGTGCCGAGGTGAAGCTCGAGAGGGACATACTCAGGCACATGAACGCCGGGTGCTCCTCCCCCATCGGCATCAACGCCGAGCTGGTCGGGGACACGATGAAGCTCATAGCCGTGTCCTTCGCCGACATAATACCCGTCAGGATAGTCACCGAATTCCCCGCGTCCGAAGCCGATGCGAAGGCCAAGGAGATCGCGGACAGACTTCTGAAGAAGGCATGACCCAGATGACCGGAAAAGTATATCTCATAGGTGCCGGGCCCGGAGACACCGGACTGATCACCGTCAAAGGGCTGCAGGCCCTCCGCGAGGCAGACGTCGTCATGTACGACGCCCTTTCCAGCCCCGAACTCCTGAAGGAATGCAAAGAGGGTGCCGAACTCATCGACGCCGGGAAGAGGGCGGCCGACCACCATCTCAGACAGTGGCAGACCAACGACCTCCTGGTGGAGTACGCACAGAAGGGGAAGGTCGTGGCAAGGCTCAAGGGAGGGGACCCGTTCCTCTTCGGAAGGGGGGCCGAGGAGGCCGAGAAGCTCAGGAAGGCGGGCGTGGAAGTGCATGTCATCCCCGGAGTGACCTCGGCCATATCCGTCCCGGAGCTCTGCGGCATCCCCGTGACCCACAGGGACCATGCCTCCATGGTGACCTTCATAACCGGCCACGAGAAGGGCGACAGGTCCGAGGACCGCATCGACTGGAAGAGCCTGGTCGGCGGACACGGGACCCTCGTGATCCTGATGGGACTCGAGAACGCCGGCAACATATCCGCCGGCCTCGTGGAGGGCGGGATGTCCCCCGACATGCCCGCGGCCATCCTGTCCAAGGGATCCACCCCCGACCAGAAGGTCTACGTGACCACGGTGGGGGACCTCGAGAGGACCATCAGGGAGGAGAACGTCGCCACCCCCGGCATAATGGTCATCGGCACCGTGGTCCAGCTCAGAGCGGTCCTGGGTGACCTGGCATGATATCGGTCGGGTTCACACGTCCGAGGGACAGGATCGCCGAGGGCGAGAGGATCTGCTCCGAGATGGGCTTCGAGCCCTTCGGAGCCCCCTCCTTCGACCCCGTCAGGGGGGACAAGGAGGTCTTCGACGAGATAGAGGAGGTCCTCTCCTCCGGGGAGGCGTACTTCACCCTCTTCGCATCCATCACCGCCGTGGAGGAGTGCGTCGACGAATACGGGAAGGAGAAGCTGCTGGCACTTCTGGAGAAGACCAACGTGGCCTGCACCGGCAGCAGCACCGAGAAGGTCCTCAAGAGACTCACGGGGAGGGACACCGACCTCGTACCGGAGGTCTACTCCGGCGTCGGCGTGGCCGAGGAGATAGCCGACGAGGTCGCCTACAAGACGGTCGTCCTCCTGAGGTCGGCCGGAGGCGACGGGAAGATAGTGGACATCCTGGAGAAGGCGCACGCCAAGGTCCTCGACGAACCTGTATACGACATGGTGCCGGCGCAGATATGCGAGGATACGGAGGAACTCCTGGAGAAGACCGAGTCCGGCACTCTGGACGCCCTGCTGATGACCAGTCCCAACTCGTTCCTGGTGTTCTACGGTCAGATGACCGACAGGTTCGGGAAGGACAGGACGGACGAGGCCCTGAGGAAGACGTTCAAGGTGGCCATAGGGAGACCCACGGCGGAATCCATGTCGAAAGCCGGCATGCCCTGCGACACCATAGCGGAGACCTCCACGTTCGAAGGGATGCTGGAGACCGTGAAGAAGAAATTCGCCCTTTGATCAGGACCTCTTCACGATGATGCAGAGGATGTCCTCGTCCTCGACGATGTGGTCCATACCCACGGTCTGACCGGGGAACTTGGCGCTCTTCCCCCAGACCATGGCGTATCTGAAGGCGTTCTTGAAGTCCCTGTGGATGAGTTCGCAGACATCCCCGACGGAGTTACCCCTTTTGACGATGAGGGG
The nucleotide sequence above comes from Candidatus Methanomethylophilus alvi Mx1201. Encoded proteins:
- the hemA gene encoding glutamyl-tRNA reductase, producing MLVSLHITHSSAGGMECLNDIIPGIEDAVGKALAESKDVEEYVIIRTCNRLEAYVATDDNHDVRLMMERIVKKTIPYSDREFWYILQDNECIKHLFTVVCGIDSLIVGEDQIQHQTRDAFMKAQKEGHVGKSLYALFNNAIIVGKRVRTETELNKGAVSVGYAAIELAEKEIGSLDGKNIAIIGAGDMAGVIAKNLVGKGPETVFVSNRTFERAQELAKELGGTAVTLDRLDGMIARSDLVLVATSAKHDVVTKENVERAMAERPDRPLLMIDVSVPTNIAKDVVEIPNVKLSTMAALDAIAAENVAKRKGEISAAERIIRQEMQKIEDERKARDANITIREFSIMCERIRSEEAAMAKSYLGNGDDPDKVIDDMSHAIVKMISAEFIKNLRRAALDGDSETVEAAARLFGLIKEHNDKEKE
- a CDS encoding uroporphyrinogen-III synthase, whose product is MISVGFTRPRDRIAEGERICSEMGFEPFGAPSFDPVRGDKEVFDEIEEVLSSGEAYFTLFASITAVEECVDEYGKEKLLALLEKTNVACTGSSTEKVLKRLTGRDTDLVPEVYSGVGVAEEIADEVAYKTVVLLRSAGGDGKIVDILEKAHAKVLDEPVYDMVPAQICEDTEELLEKTESGTLDALLMTSPNSFLVFYGQMTDRFGKDRTDEALRKTFKVAIGRPTAESMSKAGMPCDTIAETSTFEGMLETVKKKFAL
- the hemB gene encoding porphobilinogen synthase — protein: MFPINRGRRLRQTPEIRSLVRETRLDPSELILPVFFDANIDEVKYTDSMPGVPTYPLSGYESITKDILDSGVSSVLVFGVPKKKDSVGSDAYSDDGVVQQAIRGLKGALKDGEELVVIADLCMCEYTDHGHCGVLRDDGDVDNDPTIELYGKIAVSQARAGADIIAPSGMMDGQIDAIRTALDMEGFENTPIMAYSAKYQSAYYGPFRDIANSAPSCQCHARKDRATYQMDPANRREALREIASDLDEGADIIMVKPAGPYLDIVREAADSFPVPICAYQVSGEYAMIKAAARNGWIDEKRIMMESLIGIKRAGADMIITYYAKDAAKVLRGE
- the cobA gene encoding uroporphyrinogen-III C-methyltransferase codes for the protein MTGKVYLIGAGPGDTGLITVKGLQALREADVVMYDALSSPELLKECKEGAELIDAGKRAADHHLRQWQTNDLLVEYAQKGKVVARLKGGDPFLFGRGAEEAEKLRKAGVEVHVIPGVTSAISVPELCGIPVTHRDHASMVTFITGHEKGDRSEDRIDWKSLVGGHGTLVILMGLENAGNISAGLVEGGMSPDMPAAILSKGSTPDQKVYVTTVGDLERTIREENVATPGIMVIGTVVQLRAVLGDLA
- the hemC gene encoding hydroxymethylbilane synthase; amino-acid sequence: MIAGSRESQLAMAQAEEFKALLEKTTGEACEIKGMTSTGDKDIKTHLADMGGTGVFVKELEEALLNGEIDCTVNSLKDIPAQLDPRFVVAAVLPRADVRDALIPASLEQLQCGAIIGTSSVRREMMLRATKPSLRVKTLRGNMNTRLEKLQEGEYNAIIMAKAGLDRLGIERDVHPIDKHVFVPAAGQGAIGIECRADDTKTIELLKKVDDAKTRAEVKLERDILRHMNAGCSSPIGINAELVGDTMKLIAVSFADIIPVRIVTEFPASEADAKAKEIADRLLKKA
- a CDS encoding aspartate aminotransferase family protein, producing MRLSNSESEAGQLRRITPGGVSSPVRAFKPFPLVIDSGQGCRITDIDGNDYVDLCMAYGPLIVGHSCPRVAKAVRDQTKKGSVFGAPSHPETKLLEKITSTVPSAEMCRMAVSGTEATMHAVRLARGYTKKNGIVKLNGGFHGAHNTVLVAAGSGSVNGTPSSLGVPEDDVRNTYLVEYNDAGMFESLLDRNEDIAGIIMEPVMGNVGVVTPKKGYLAEMRKITKEHGALLIFDEVITGFRLSAGSAQGRFGVTPDLTTMGKIIGGGYPAGAFMGKREIMEMVAPNGPVYAAGTFAGNPVSAAAGLETIDIMAEKGRYDSLEKKTQTLVARMRDALEDSGVRGCIQSIASMFSIYFGVDEVTNGSDAQKADRDMFAEMFDYMLHHGVYLPPGPMEVEFMSAAHDEEACEKIAKTFEGFLKQVKK
- the hisS gene encoding histidine--tRNA ligase, with translation MIQCPRGTRDFLPDELEKRRSYENVLRGVAHRFGFREIETPIFEDAELFILRSGPGVMKELYNFKDKGDRDIALRPEMTASVIRAFVNGMGSYPKPIKVFYFGQCFRYERPQAGRYREFFQFGAEIIGSATPETDAEAIAMAASMIKSLGLRNYKIRIGHIGVLRQRIADIGVPKERTAEVLQKLDKKLYDEARPILRDIGVKDEDAEALFDLTETVGGVEVLDKVPGEAGAYLKELVDILGVMGVRDLEIDLGVVRGLDYYTGMVFEAEAPVLGAEKQICGGGSYTLSELFGGEKVFSTGFAIGFDRILLAMEKEGIVYEEKGIDAYVIPVSEDVRKDAAGIVSRLRAEGRSADIDIMGRKMAKALKYADSIRARYAVIVGRKELENGCVTLRDMKTGDQKEVPVDNIFQDA